One Pseudoliparis swirei isolate HS2019 ecotype Mariana Trench chromosome 4, NWPU_hadal_v1, whole genome shotgun sequence genomic window carries:
- the eva1a gene encoding protein eva-1 homolog A isoform X2 has protein sequence MSAPTSGTPDMEVTVVSQEMALLSNILAAYTFIADQPERTALVFVGGVCVGLFVTLCAIVFQIHCRADCHYGNNKHPKHRRGNKHHHHRHASCPLHQPVDSSPDNAAVVVTGGAGPAGDSESEDWDGRSDLSSRRRRHFERALLNGTMFTSSEGTHTHTHTHTRERILREIWMNGQPDISTVTQSLNRYY, from the exons atgagcGCTCCCACGTCAGGAACCCCAGACATGGAGGTGACCGTGGTCTCCCAGGAGATGGCATTGCTTAGCAACATACTGGCAGCTTACACCTTCATTGCAG ACCAACCCGAGAGGACGGCCTTGGTGTTTGTGGGCGGAGTCTGCGTTGGCCTCTTTGTGACCCTCTGCGCCATCGTCTTCCAGATACACTGTCGAGCAGACTGTCACTATGGCAACAATAAGCATCCTAAGCATCGCCGCGGGAACAAGCATCATCACCATCGCCATGCCAGCTGCCCCCTCCATCAGCCCGTCGACAGCTCTCCAGACAACGCGGCTGTCGTTGTCACCGGAGGGGCGGGGCCTGCTGGGGACAGCGAATCAGAGGACTGGGATGGAAGGTCTGACCTGTCGTCACGGAGACGCAGACACTTTGAGAGAGCTCTGCTGAACGGCACTATGTTCACGTCATCtgagggtacacacacacacacacacacacacacac gggAACGGATTCTCCGAGAGATCTGGATGAACGGACAACCCGACATCAGCACAGTCACTCAAAGCCTCAACAGATATTACTGA
- the eva1a gene encoding protein eva-1 homolog A isoform X1 has protein sequence MSAPTSGTPDMEVTVVSQEMALLSNILAAYTFIADQPERTALVFVGGVCVGLFVTLCAIVFQIHCRADCHYGNNKHPKHRRGNKHHHHRHASCPLHQPVDSSPDNAAVVVTGGAGPAGDSESEDWDGRSDLSSRRRRHFERALLNGTMFTSSEGTHTHTHTHTHTHTHTHMVYVWRGLVSGSSFHLVERTRSTRDTLRFI, from the exons atgagcGCTCCCACGTCAGGAACCCCAGACATGGAGGTGACCGTGGTCTCCCAGGAGATGGCATTGCTTAGCAACATACTGGCAGCTTACACCTTCATTGCAG ACCAACCCGAGAGGACGGCCTTGGTGTTTGTGGGCGGAGTCTGCGTTGGCCTCTTTGTGACCCTCTGCGCCATCGTCTTCCAGATACACTGTCGAGCAGACTGTCACTATGGCAACAATAAGCATCCTAAGCATCGCCGCGGGAACAAGCATCATCACCATCGCCATGCCAGCTGCCCCCTCCATCAGCCCGTCGACAGCTCTCCAGACAACGCGGCTGTCGTTGTCACCGGAGGGGCGGGGCCTGCTGGGGACAGCGAATCAGAGGACTGGGATGGAAGGTCTGACCTGTCGTCACGGAGACGCAGACACTTTGAGAGAGCTCTGCTGAACGGCACTATGTTCACGTCATCtgagggtacacacacacacacacacacacacacacacacacacacacacacacacatggtataTGTATGGAGAGGCCTCGTATCGGGATCATCCTTTCACCTCGTGGAGCGCACAAGAAGCACGAGGGATACTTTACGTTTTATATAA